In a single window of the Papaver somniferum cultivar HN1 chromosome 8, ASM357369v1, whole genome shotgun sequence genome:
- the LOC113305608 gene encoding uncharacterized protein LOC113305608 has protein sequence MCPKEPWDALARRFGSIEGCLLPQLNEQWNDIRFLDYMMVGDFQRDILKLQAHVNFCGIKLTDKNMIQKILSTFPLSSVILSNQYRIEVDNKIITTFSKLINLLQVAERHNEVLANNNARAPRKKKIPEANYGKDNKGKHPKEKKVKNVDSYSHAPYSRGDNNPRGRGQRGHRGRGHGRGGHSNTWT, from the coding sequence ATGTGTCCTAAAGAACCGTGGGATGCACTAGCAAGACGTTTTGGGAGCATTGAGGGTTGCCTTCTCCCACAGTTGAATGAACAGTGGAATGACATCCGGTTTCTTGATTATATGATGGTAGGCGATTTCCAAAGAGATATTCTTAAACTACAAGCACACGTCAATTTTTGTGGGATAAAACTCACAGATAAAAACATGATTCAAAAGATATTGTCTACTTTCCCTTTGTCATCTGTTATTCTATCCAACCAATACCGCATAGAAGTTGATAACAAGATAATAACAACTTTCAGCAAGTTGATCAACTTATTGCAGGTGGCCGAAAGGCACAATGaagttctagcaaacaacaatgcTAGAGCCCCCAGGAAGAAGAAAATTCCCGAGGCTAACTATGGCAAGGATAACAAGGGAAAACACCCCAAAGAAAAGAAGGTTAAAAATGTTGATTCATATTCTCATGCTCCATACTCACGTGGGGATAATAACCCACGTGGAAGAGGACAAAGGGGCCATCGTGGAAGGGGCCATGGGCGTGGAGGCCATTCAAATACATGGACCTAG